ATCCGTTCAGTACATACTTAAAAGTGTCACTTAACTAATGCACAGATTAATATTAGTCATCAAATTTTTAATTTCCGAAGTAGATACCGTAGCTAATTTCAAGGCTGGTAAGTCCACATTAATTTGATTAGTAGAAGCTACGGAAAAAGTTAATCGTGTTGCCGGGTAATAAGCCTGCTGAGAATTTGGATCTATTGTATTTTTTCTGGTACAACTAAAAGTAGATGCACTTGGTCCTAACACAAACTTAGTATTTTCATTAGCTTCAGTAGTGGGTGATCCATCTCCTTTTGCTAATTTACATGTAGCTTTCCCTTGTTGTGGTTGAAACAAACCAGTGAAATTGGTTTTATTTCCTGTAGAATTCCACATACGAACAGTAACAGCTTGGGAATCAGTGGTTGGAGAAATATCTGTTTTAATACCACTACTATCCAAAGCCAGACATTGAGTCCACGCATCTAAAGCGCCTTGATAAATAGTTTGAGTATTCGTAGATGCGTAATTATGGTAGCTACTTTGGGAGTCCCACCATTCGCAATAAGAGTCCCTTTTTTCTTGCAAACTACTGCCTCTACCACTACTACCGAAATCGAATCCGATGTCATCTAAAATATTTAAGCCAATGCTCAACTCACTTTGATCGGAGCTAGAAGAATAATTATAGCTTTTAGTGCAGATATTATGAAATGCGGAAGTTACGCTATCGGTATCGCTAACGGAAGCTGATGTATTTCTATAACCCATTTTAAGTAATGTGTCGCAATTTGCAGCAATTGATTGATAAGAAACTAAAGATACACTGACGGCAAAAATCGTTATTGCACGGTTCAACATTTTGATTTCCTCTACCCGCAATTTAAGTGCAGAGAGGACTTTCCCGAGCGGAGTAGTGGCGGGTAAAGCCCAACATAGAGTTAAGCTTCGTCATCCGATTCAAATTCGAGCAGGCCTTATCCGCTCGAATTTGAACGGATGACGTCAGCTTCAACGATGAGTTAGATTAAAACAGCACAACCTCTGGAAAAGGTTGTGTTGACTTTTTACGCGCTCCCTAATGGAAAGCTATG
This genomic window from Gammaproteobacteria bacterium contains:
- a CDS encoding exported hypothetical protein (Evidence 5 : Unknown function) — its product is MLNRAITIFAVSVSLVSYQSIAANCDTLLKMGYRNTSASVSDTDSVTSAFHNICTKSYNYSSSSDQSELSIGLNILDDIGFDFGSSGRGSSLQEKRDSYCEWWDSQSSYHNYASTNTQTIYQGALDAWTQCLALDSSGIKTDISPTTDSQAVTVRMWNSTGNKTNFTGLFQPQQGKATCKLAKGDGSPTTEANENTKFVLGPSASTFSCTRKNTIDPNSQQAYYPATRLTFSVASTNQINVDLPALKLATVSTSEIKNLMTNINLCIS